One Vibrio campbellii CAIM 519 = NBRC 15631 = ATCC 25920 genomic window carries:
- a CDS encoding META domain-containing protein produces MKLSLKTLVAAISLPVLMTACASKGDNVKEITAQDLQHHNWQLVQIDGKNIAAEERQAPRLEIGENLTANGNAGCNNFFGQAELKDNQLRIEKMGMTMKMCMEDQMKIEKVMSETLSDWSDITLTNEGLVLKNADHELTFELRDWVN; encoded by the coding sequence ATGAAGCTTAGCCTAAAAACGTTAGTAGCAGCAATCTCACTTCCAGTTCTAATGACTGCATGCGCTAGCAAAGGTGACAATGTGAAAGAAATTACGGCTCAAGATCTACAACACCACAACTGGCAGTTGGTTCAAATCGATGGCAAAAACATCGCTGCAGAAGAGCGTCAAGCTCCTCGCCTAGAGATTGGTGAAAACCTAACTGCAAACGGCAACGCTGGTTGTAACAACTTCTTCGGTCAAGCAGAACTGAAAGACAACCAACTACGCATCGAGAAAATGGGCATGACCATGAAGATGTGTATGGAAGACCAAATGAAGATTGAAAAAGTAATGTCTGAAACGCTTTCTGATTGGAGCGACATTACTCTGACTAACGAAGGTCTAGTATTGAAAAACGCAGACCACGAACTAACTTTCGAATTGCGTGACTGGGTAAACTAA
- the ushA gene encoding bifunctional UDP-sugar hydrolase/5'-nucleotidase UshA — translation MKFSKSLLVLSVGAALAGCGSDSDNSPVTCDTADSCTKFTVLHTNDNHGRFWHNSDGEYGMAARKTLIESIRAEVAANGGESILLSGGDINTGVPESDMQDAVPDFVGMNLIGYDAMAVGNHEFDNSLDVLDMQAELADFPMLAANIYKKDADGKVTDERYFDPYKVFTINGLKVAVIGLTTKDTAKLVNPDNVADIYFEDPQVEIQKVLAEIEANEKVDLVFATTHMGHYQDGQHGSEAPGDVLLARSLEEGELDAIIGGHSQNPVCMEPGTNNYADFKPGDDCTPDQQNGTYIMQAHEWGKYVGRADFEYYDGKLHLANYALIPVNLLDDNDEVIGEYIKHDATVKSILLPYQQQGQDLLDVKVSETDGKLEGDRGVVRSQQTNLGHLLGEAYRTYNLVNADFGVMNSGGVRDSIQTGDITYRDVLTVQPFGNFVTKATMTGAEVKEYLDVVATKSAGSGAYAQLDNIKLTVNCDESDVTITDINNKGFDPAATYTFSVISFSAAGGDDYPIIDVESTQMTDASVLREFFVKNPQISAEDYNKNLGNIEYFSNGEAVKGCPATGS, via the coding sequence ATGAAGTTTTCCAAATCCCTTTTGGTACTTTCGGTCGGCGCTGCGCTAGCAGGATGTGGCTCAGACAGCGACAACTCTCCAGTGACCTGTGACACAGCAGACTCTTGTACTAAGTTCACGGTTCTACACACTAACGATAACCACGGTCGTTTCTGGCACAACAGTGATGGCGAGTACGGCATGGCTGCTCGTAAAACGCTTATCGAGTCAATTCGTGCAGAAGTTGCTGCAAACGGCGGTGAGAGTATTCTTCTATCTGGTGGTGACATCAACACAGGTGTACCAGAGTCAGATATGCAAGATGCAGTACCAGACTTCGTAGGTATGAACCTGATTGGTTACGATGCAATGGCAGTGGGTAACCACGAATTCGATAACTCTCTAGATGTTCTAGACATGCAAGCTGAGCTAGCAGACTTCCCTATGCTAGCAGCGAACATCTACAAGAAAGATGCAGACGGTAAAGTAACTGACGAGCGTTACTTCGACCCTTACAAAGTATTCACGATTAACGGCCTTAAAGTAGCGGTAATCGGTCTTACAACAAAAGACACAGCGAAACTGGTAAACCCAGACAACGTTGCTGATATCTACTTCGAAGATCCACAAGTTGAAATCCAAAAAGTACTTGCAGAAATCGAAGCAAACGAAAAAGTTGACCTAGTATTTGCTACAACTCATATGGGTCACTACCAAGATGGTCAACACGGCAGCGAAGCACCTGGTGATGTTCTACTTGCACGTTCTCTTGAAGAAGGTGAACTAGACGCAATCATCGGTGGCCACTCTCAAAACCCTGTATGTATGGAGCCAGGTACCAATAACTACGCTGACTTCAAACCAGGTGATGACTGTACGCCAGATCAACAAAACGGCACTTACATCATGCAAGCGCATGAGTGGGGCAAATACGTAGGTCGTGCAGACTTCGAATACTACGATGGCAAACTTCACCTAGCGAACTATGCTCTGATCCCTGTGAACCTTCTTGATGATAACGATGAAGTTATCGGTGAATACATCAAGCACGATGCGACAGTGAAATCGATCCTTCTACCTTACCAACAACAAGGTCAAGACTTGTTGGATGTTAAAGTTTCAGAAACTGACGGCAAACTTGAAGGCGACCGTGGCGTAGTTCGTTCACAACAAACAAACCTTGGTCACCTATTGGGTGAAGCGTACCGTACATACAACCTAGTTAACGCTGACTTCGGTGTAATGAACTCAGGTGGTGTGCGTGATTCAATCCAAACTGGCGACATCACGTACCGCGACGTACTAACGGTACAACCTTTTGGTAACTTCGTAACTAAAGCAACCATGACGGGTGCAGAAGTGAAAGAGTACCTAGACGTAGTAGCAACTAAGTCAGCAGGTTCTGGTGCTTACGCTCAGCTGGATAACATCAAACTGACTGTTAACTGTGACGAAAGCGACGTAACGATTACAGACATCAACAATAAAGGTTTCGATCCAGCAGCGACGTACACCTTCTCTGTAATCAGCTTCAGCGCTGCGGGTGGTGATGATTACCCAATTATTGATGTTGAGTCTACGCAAATGACAGATGCATCTGTACTACGTGAATTCTTCGTTAAGAACCCTCAGATTTCTGCAGAAGATTACAACAAGAATCTAGGCAACATCGAATACTTTAGCAACGGTGAAGCGGTGAAAGGCTGTCCTGCGACAGGTAGCTAA
- a CDS encoding DUF1289 domain-containing protein, with protein MEQLEFFTVPSPCVGVCTSDEKGYCKGCMRKREERFNWLSFTPAQQLHVIKLCRQRYRRKVLAGKGKTELPHDDASPQQDLF; from the coding sequence ATGGAGCAATTGGAGTTTTTTACCGTCCCAAGTCCTTGTGTTGGAGTTTGTACGTCTGACGAAAAAGGTTATTGCAAGGGATGCATGCGTAAAAGAGAAGAGCGGTTTAATTGGCTGAGTTTTACTCCTGCGCAGCAGTTGCACGTCATTAAGCTGTGTCGTCAGCGATACAGAAGAAAGGTATTAGCAGGGAAGGGGAAAACAGAGTTGCCTCATGATGATGCCTCACCGCAACAAGATCTGTTCTAG